In the Fibrobacterota bacterium genome, TTCCCAAGCTGAGGCGGGCGAGATCCCCAATCTCTTCAGGAAGATCCAAAGCAAAATCGCGTATTCGGCCAAGCAGAGAGCCGCCTTCAGGGCGACGCCGGCATCGCTGAGGAAATGGTTGAGGCCGAGCAACAGGAGCGAGCCTCCCACGAACAGAAGCGAATCGCGGTAACCCACGAACAAGGAAGGGAAGAAGCGCTCCGCGAACACCAGATATATCCCGAAGCGAAGGGCATAAGCGAGGGTCATGGCGCCGGCAGCGCCCCAAACGCCGTACTTCGGGATCAACAGGAAGCAGAGCCCGATGTTGAGAATTCCAGAACCGAGTTCCGGGATGATGTCGTATTGCGTCTTTTTCGCGAGATGCTCGTTGATGGCGAGATAGCGGGAAAGGAAGGAGAACAGCGAAACCGTTAAGAGCATGAGGACGACCCCCGCGTGCCCGGCGTATTGCTCCCCGGCGATTATCCGTACGAGTTCCGTGCTGAAGGCGGCGATCGGAAGGGACAGGGCGAGCAGCGCCAGCCCGTTGATCCCCATCAACTGTGCGTAGCGCTTTCCGAAGCCGGCCTCTTTGTAATGGCGGTAGATGACCGGGGTGGTTGCGAGGTACATGGGATCCATGAACATCGCCAGGAACATGGTCAATTTCCCGTTGGCCTCCAATATGCCGAGGCTAGCCGCATCGCCGAGCTTCCCTAGCAGGTATTTCCCCGAAACCATCGTGAGGTAGGCGCCGAACAGGGAAGGAAGGAGGTATAAGGAGAAGGTAAGCGCCGGCCGCAGGAGCTTGAAATCGAGAATGAATGCGCGCATGCGCATGCTCGCCAATTGGAGGACTATCGGCACGATGTTCTGCGACAGCAATCCCAGGAATATGGCTTGCAGCTTTTCCATGCCCGCTCGCAACGCGATTAGCGTCACGGTCAGGTAGAGGAGCGCCTGGAGCAAGGTGACCGCGAGGACCTGGAACACGCGGTTATCCAACCGGAGCTTGCAAAGGTACGCCCCGGAAAGGGTGTTGGTAAGCGGCATGGCCAGCAACAAACCGAAAAGCCAGGGGGGCATGGGGAAGACGAGACGGTCCAAGAGGGGTTTTCCCGCCCATAGCGCCAGTCCGGTAGCAAGGTTGATGAGCACCAGCAGGTTTACGAAAGAGACTTCGAAACGGCGCCGCTCTTCCGCGCTTGTGAATTCCAGGTAGAACCGGTTGAAACCGGCCACCAGCTCCAGCGTCATGAAGAAGGAGATGACCGTGATAGTCACGTTCAATAGGGACCATTTCCCCATTTCCTCCATCGAGAGAATGCGCGCGAGGTATATCCAAAGGGAAAAGGTCATGACCTTGCTCAAGGCGTTGGCCGCGAAATAGAGGGCGGATGATTTCACGAACGACTTGATCATGCGTACAGCTTATCCCAGCGGGCCTGGAACTCCCTTCCGGTATCCCGGGCCGAAGCGGTTTCGCGGCGCGCATACGCCCACGACGTCCATCGGTTGCCTTTGGCCACCACCGTCTTGATCATCAAGGCGTCCTTGAGGAACTTGGCTTTGTAAAAATCGATTCCCGTCCCCTCGCAGTGGAGGGAGAGCCCGCGCTCGAAACTGTCCCGGATGTTCTCCTGCACGGAAAAACCGCCCAGTTCGTACTTAGGGAAAGTGCGATCGAAGGACGCGTCCAGGCAGAATTTCGCGCCCCGATATTCCACGTTAAGACGATAGGCCACTTTAACCCCGTCCAGCGAAACGAAAAGCACCTGGGATCCCAATCCGGCCAGTCGCGAAATGAAACCCGATTTCCGTTCATCCAAATACAGGGAATGCTTGCCGTCCTCGAGCTTTGATTTGGACAAGCGCGCGACCTCGTTCATCGCCTCAGGCCCGAGCGGGGCGAACGAGAATTCCAAGGCGCGGCCGTCCTGGCGGAGCTTGTTCTGGGCCGTGCGCAGGTTCTGCTTCAGGCTCTTGGAGTAAGTCCGATCACGGTAATCCTCGAAGCCGGTGAATGCTTCCGGCCTCAAGGAGGGGCACGCGGTATACGGATGCGAGAAGGAGGGAAGCAGGGACAGGAACGGGCTGGACGCCGGGAGATATCGCAGGTTAAGGATATGGAAGGATACGTTTTCGCCGACCCAGCGAAGCGCTTCCGCGGCGGCCCGCTCCCGCATTTCCGGCCTGGCCAGCATATCCAGGGAAGTCCCGGCCCATTGCTGGCCGAGGAACTCCACGCATTCGATGGCCTCGAAACGCCGCCGGCGCTTCACGCGGACGAAGGGGGCTATTCCGGCGAGGCCGTTCGCCGATTCCACGCGCAATATGAGCAGCCGTTTGTCGAAGCCGAAATCCACGTCATCGCGCCGGCCGAACGCTTGCCACCATGCGATGAGCCAGTCATAGGAAGCAGTGAGATTTTCATTGCCGGCGGACGACTCCATCTCCCGCCATTCGGCCGCGAGGGCCAAGAGCCCGGCATCCGAGTCCACCGGCGTTACGCGTAAACCGTCAAGTCGAGGCACGGATGTACAACCTTTCGCCGCAGCCGCGCAAGCGTTTCTGAAATACCGTTTCGAACCGGATACGGTCCATACGAAAGATCTTTCGGAAAAGGCGATAAAGCCGAGGCGGGGAGCAAAAGAAGACGCCGTAGGCCTGTATCCGGAAGCCGGCATTGGCGACCATGCAAAGCGCTTCCTCCAACTGGAAGTTGTAGTAGTAGAATCCGCCCCGGTGAAGGCCTTGCTTTCCGCCCTCCCCGGGGCCCGGCTCCGTCCGGATCGGATCTCCGGCCCGCTTCCGATCGCTGTAATGGTAAGCGGTCAAGGCCAATTCGCCTCCCGG is a window encoding:
- a CDS encoding oligosaccharide flippase family protein; the protein is MIKSFVKSSALYFAANALSKVMTFSLWIYLARILSMEEMGKWSLLNVTITVISFFMTLELVAGFNRFYLEFTSAEERRRFEVSFVNLLVLINLATGLALWAGKPLLDRLVFPMPPWLFGLLLAMPLTNTLSGAYLCKLRLDNRVFQVLAVTLLQALLYLTVTLIALRAGMEKLQAIFLGLLSQNIVPIVLQLASMRMRAFILDFKLLRPALTFSLYLLPSLFGAYLTMVSGKYLLGKLGDAASLGILEANGKLTMFLAMFMDPMYLATTPVIYRHYKEAGFGKRYAQLMGINGLALLALSLPIAAFSTELVRIIAGEQYAGHAGVVLMLLTVSLFSFLSRYLAINEHLAKKTQYDIIPELGSGILNIGLCFLLIPKYGVWGAAGAMTLAYALRFGIYLVFAERFFPSLFVGYRDSLLFVGGSLLLLGLNHFLSDAGVALKAALCLAEYAILLWIFLKRLGISPASAWELTQASLIGWRARHRNGA
- a CDS encoding GNAT family N-acetyltransferase, yielding MPRLDGLRVTPVDSDAGLLALAAEWREMESSAGNENLTASYDWLIAWWQAFGRRDDVDFGFDKRLLILRVESANGLAGIAPFVRVKRRRRFEAIECVEFLGQQWAGTSLDMLARPEMRERAAAEALRWVGENVSFHILNLRYLPASSPFLSLLPSFSHPYTACPSLRPEAFTGFEDYRDRTYSKSLKQNLRTAQNKLRQDGRALEFSFAPLGPEAMNEVARLSKSKLEDGKHSLYLDERKSGFISRLAGLGSQVLFVSLDGVKVAYRLNVEYRGAKFCLDASFDRTFPKYELGGFSVQENIRDSFERGLSLHCEGTGIDFYKAKFLKDALMIKTVVAKGNRWTSWAYARRETASARDTGREFQARWDKLYA